A section of the Scleropages formosus chromosome 16, fSclFor1.1, whole genome shotgun sequence genome encodes:
- the LOC114912450 gene encoding chymotrypsin-like protease CTRL-1, which translates to MWRACLGKHHASPAEEPAEVCYFVDRIVTHHSYSYPQDYDISNDIALVHLAQKAYTTREISPICLPEDDKVLPEGTRCYVTGWGDARGEVFSMVSRPLTQAALPLVSLETCRQPQYWWDGVWSSMICAGYESPDEFKSACQGDSGGPLVCRPEGGISTWELHGVVTFGPRSCAKDSKPSVFTRVSAFSRWIRGEIERFAHERSSLAN; encoded by the exons ATGTGGCGTGCGTGTCTTGGTAAACACCATGCGAGCCCAGCCGAGGAGCCCGCTGAGGTCTGCTACTTCGTGGACCGCATCGTGACCCACCACAGCTACAGCTACCCCCAGGACTATGACATCTCCAATGACATTGCCCTCGTCCACCTGGCTCAGAAGGCCTACACGACCAGAGAGATAAGCCCCATCTGTCTCCCCGAGGATGACAAAGTCCTTCCCGAGGGGACGCGCTGCTATGTGACCGGGTGGGGTGATGCGAGAG GTGAGGTGTTCTCCATGGTGTCCCGCCCTCTGACCCAGGCAGCCCTGCCCCTGGTTTCCCTGGAGACCTGCAGACAGCCCCAGTATTGGTGGGATGGGGTGTGGTCCTCTATGATCTGTGCAGGCTACGAGTCCCCTGATGAGTTCAAGTCGGCCTGCCAG GGTGACTCCGGAGGACCCCTGGTGTGCCGTCCCGAGGGCGGCATTTCCACCTGGGAGCTCCACGGTGTGGTGACCTTCGGCCCCCGTAGCTGCGCTAAAGACAGCAAACCCTCCGTCTTCACCCGCGTCTCCGCTTTCTCTCGCTGGATCCGGGGCGAGATTGAGCGCTTCGCCCACGAGAGATCCTCTCTAGCCAACTGA
- the LOC108924368 gene encoding ovochymase-1 translates to MGKRTAEGQRKDKGLTTLEKSLIFLFVLLTVVCVGLVVLYVLEKDGGSSVDSTCSGTQQLAGLSGEFASGNYPSSYDNGQSCSWDITVNPDKVIHLWFEDFSLEESLSCSADFVSVKDSLGIFGKFCGYSNPKPLVTLGNHLVVYFDSNDRGTDKGFKARYKAVTPDSTAEIVGAGGFLEGDHGELQTPGFPGKNYENGAVYQWRVTVPAGEKVRLSFSTFDLVPDACGDFVDVFDGYGDGSARLGRFCGGKVPGPVVSSGNTMTVRFTTDGTHTAQGFHGIYTVASAPPPTTATPTSTARPTSAVATSTPNMSTTPQPSDSGCASDSEQSGRKGVISSKGFPEPYPANLECAWTIRVSQGLLVKLEVTDMAVVGEAGQCGADYLLVSDSLQSLGSHCGFILPPVLISSSNELSLSFQSDARLADRGFSAKWEAVYPEDIGEIQGCGGASRETTGVIKSQNWPANYPGNSQCLWRIEVPPGEKITLNFTYFDVEEASILIGRCYDEVVVYDGATPGAKKYGPYCGSKLPPSIHTTGNTLLVRFHADFFTEAKGFRAYWTTDALRPEPTEPPPLPNPWDNIPIDWPSTCGKPTIAPVVGTRIVNGEPAKPHSWPWQVSMQVWPASQQTPKFSHTCGGTLIHRNWVLTAAHCFIRYADELQRWRMCLGKHNLTFEEPGEKCLGVRGIYRHEGFRYPQVPTVEFDIALVRLDGEVVPSDHIGYACLPPLEEMLPKDKKCYATGWGDETGNSMAPKAAETLNQVALPVISCETCKRMDYWWFQVKPSMICCGYTKPDELKSVCQGDSGGPLVCQDTPGGPWEVHGITSFGPIGCIMDKKPSVFTRSSAYISWMENVIRKDIYDLHTSGCGGPMDLVGSGGSLSSMNHPGFYSNGAQCRWSIQGPAGKLVHLRFETFSLEDSQLCISDKVNISDQIGSLGTHCASGVPADLVSTGETLTLQFSSNGRVVDIGFLVTWRAVDPVDIPGVAQCGGHFTGEHGEIVSPGWPTANYPPRQVCTWRIAVPSAKSIYISFTDFQLQAKNLLGACVDYVEVYEGEGAGWTRLGAFCGSLVPPTLNITGNTAVIRFISNHAGQEKGFQGYWTTDPSVIPQLTNPWDDISVDWPATCGVPVVPPRTPESRLLNSVEAEPHSWPWQVSLQGRLFPTMAFQHACGGSLIHQEWILTAAYCFTE, encoded by the exons ATGGGAAAGAGGACCGCAGAGGGGCAGCGCAAGGACAAGGGCTTGACCACCCTGGAAAAGAGCCTGATCTTCCTGTTTGTGCTCCTGACTGTTGTCTGCGTCGGACTCGTGGTGCTCTATGTCCTCGAGAAGGATGGAG GGTCCTCGGTGGATTCCACGTGCAGCGGCACGCAGCAGCTGGCCGGTCTGTCGGGAGAGTTCGCCAGTGGGAATTACCCCAGCAGCTACGACAACGGGCAGAGCTGCAGCTGGGACATCACCGTCAATCCAGATAAG GTGATCCACCTGTGGTTTGAGGACTTCTCTCTAGAGGAATCCCTCTCGTGTTCAGCGGACTTTGTCTCGGTGAAAGACAGCCTGGGCATTTTCG GAAAGTTTTGCGGCTACTCCAACCCCAAGCCTTTGGTAACTTTGGGAAACCACTTGGTGGTGTACTTTGACTCCAACGACCGAGGAACGGACAAAGGCTTCAAAGCCCGTTACAAGGCCGTCACCCCAGATAGTACAGCAG AAATAGTGGGAGCTGGGGGCTTCTTGGAGGGGGACCACGGAGAGCTGCAGACCCCCGGGTTCCCTGGGAAGAACTATGAGAACGGTGCCGTTTACCAG TGGAGGGTCACTGTGCCTGCGGGGGAGAAGGTGAGGCTTTCGTTCTCCACCTTCGATCTGGTGCCCGATGCCTGCGGGGACTTCGTGGACGTGTTTGACGGCTACGGCGACGGCTCTGCTAGGCTGG GTCGGTTCTGCGGCGGCAAGGTGCCTGGCCCAGTTGTGTCCAGTGGCAACACCATGACAGTACGGTTCACGACAGATGGCACCCACACTGCCCAGGGCTTCCATGGCATCTACACTGTAGCTAGTGCCCCGCCTCCTACCACTGCCACGCCCACAAGCACGGCCCGCCCTACATCTGCCGTTGCTACTTCCACACCCAACATGTCCACAACACCACAGCCTTCCG ATTCGGGTTGTGCGTCAGACAGTGAGCAGAGCGGCCGGAAAGGGGTCATTAGTTCCAAGGGTTtcccggagccttacccagccaACCTCGAGTGTGCGTGGACCATCCGGGTCTCCCAGGGCCTGCTGGTTAAGTTGGAGGTGACCGACATGGCCGTGGTGGGCGAGGCGGGTCAGTGCGGCGCTGACTATCTACTGGTCTCCGACAGCCTGCAGTCCCTCG GGTCCCACTGTGGCTTCATCCTCCCTCCAGTGCTCATCAGCTCCAGTAATGAGCTCTCGCTCAGCTTCCAGTCGGACGCGCGCCTCGCCGACCGCGGCTTCTCCGCTAAATGGGAGGCCGTGTATCCAGAGGACATTGGCG aaatccaggggtgcggtggagcatcCCGAGAGACAACCGGGGTTATAAAGTCCCAGAACTGGCCAGCGAATTACCCCGGTAACAGCCAATGCCTGTGGCGCATCGAGGTGCCCCCAGGAGAGAAGATCACCCTGAACTTCACGTACTTTGACGTCGAGGAGGCCAGCATTCTGATCGGCAGGTGCTACGATGAGGTGGTTGTTTATGATGGTGCGACCCCAGGGGCCAAAAAGTACG GTCCGTATTGTGGGTCCAAACTCCCTCCTAGCATCCACACGACGGGAAACACCCTGCTGGTGCGCTTCCATGCCGACTTCTTCACCGAAGCGAAGGGGTTCCGGGCCTATTGGACGACAGACGCCTTGCGGCCTGAACCCACGGAGCCCCCGCCTCTTCCCAACCCCTGGGACAACATCCCCATCG ACTGGCCCTCGACATGCGGCAAACCTACGATCGCTCCCGTGGTTGGAACCCGCATCGTCAACGGGGAGCCGGCAAAGCCCCATTCTTGGCCCTGGCAGGTCTCCATGCAG GTTTGGCCCGCCAGCCAGCAGACCCCCAAATTCTCCCACACGTGTGGCGGGACCCTCATCCACAGAAACTGGGTGTTGACAGCAGCCCACTGCTTCATCAG GTACGCAGACGAGCTGCAGCGCTGGCGGATGTGTCTGGGCAAACATAACCTGACCTTTGAGGagcctggagaaaagtgcttgGGCGTGAGGGGCATCTACCGGCACGAAGGCTTCCGGTACCCACAGGTGCCCACTGTGGAGTTTGACATTGCGTTGGTGCGTCTGGATGGGGAGGTGGTCCCCAGCGACCACATCGGCTACGCCTGCCTGCCGCCTTTGGAGGAGATGCTGCCCAAGGACAAGAAGTGCTACGCCACCGGCTGGGGAGATGAGACGG GTAACTCGATGGCGCCGAAAGCGGCGGAAACCCTGAACCAGGTGGCCCTTCCGGTGATCTCCTGCGAGACATGCAAGAGGATGGACTACTGGTGGTTCCAGGTGAAGCCGTCCATGATCTGCTGTGGCTACACCAAGCCGGACGAGCTGAAGTCTGTGTGCCAG GGCGACTCGGGAGGTCCTTTGGTCTGCCAAGACACCCCCGGCGGCCCCTGGGAAGTCCACGGCATCACCAGCTTTGGACCCATTGGCTGCATCATGGACAAGAAGCCCAGTGTCTTCACTCGCTCCTCCGCCTACATCTCCTGGATGGAGAACGTCATCCGCAAGGACATCTACGACCTGCACA CATCTGGATGTGGGGGTCCCATGGACTTGGTAGGTTCTGGAGGCAGCCTGTCCTCCATGAACCATCCTGGTTTCTATAGCAACGGCGCACAATGCCGGTGGAGCATCCAGGGACCTGCTGGCAAGCTGGTCCACCTCCGCTTTGAGACCTTCTCCTTAGAGGACAGTCAGCTCTGCATCAGCGACAAGGTCAACATCTCCGACCAAATAGGCAGCCTGG GAACTCACTGTGCCAGTGGCGTTCCTGCTGATTTAGTGAGCACCGGCGAGACCCTGACACTCCAGTTTTCATCCAACGGTCGGGTGGTGGACATCGGTTTCCTGGTCACATGGAGAGCCGTGGACCCTGTGGACATCCCCG GTGTGGCTCAGTGTGGAGGTCACTTCACCGGCGAGCATGGCGAGATTGTGTCCCCCGGCTGGCCCACTGCCAACTACCCCCCCAGGCAGGTGTGCACCTGGCGCATTGCGGTCCCTTCAGCCAAGAGCATCTACATCAGCTTCACCGACTTCCAGCTGCAGGCCAAGAACCTCCTGGGAGCGTGTGTGGACTACGTGGAGGTGTATGAAGGAGAGGGTGCCGGCTGGACTCGGCTCG GGGCCTTCTGTGGGTCTCTGGTTCCGCCCACTCTGAATATCACTGGAAATACAGCTGTGATTCGCTTCATCAGTAACCACGCAGGGCAAGAGAAGGGTTTCCAGGGCTACTGGACCACCGACCCCAGTGTGATCCCCCAGCTCACGAATCCTTGGGATGATATCAGCGTCG ACTGGCCAGCGACATGCGGTGTGCCTGTCGTGCCCCCCAGGACCCCAGAAAGCAGGCTATTGAACAGCGTGGAGGCAGAACCGCACTCCTGGCCCTGGCAGGTGTCCCTGCAG GGCCGTCTGTTCCCCACCATGGCCTTCCAGCACGCGTGCGGGGGCTCCTTAATTCACCAGGAGTGGATTCTGACAGCAGCCTACTGCTTCACAGAGTGA
- the gprin3b gene encoding G protein-regulated inducer of neurite outgrowth 3, with amino-acid sequence MKMGTVPNPNRNTAVQMVLQPAVSNSPGNKESNANLESEPNLNLATDSAEAAEPKLVSACSKTANAGTTDKPPDNSKASRGCASYTSAPAKDDGKKCERQTVQDPGLKTDPKRMCSNDVKETHRNSEANLSVVTAGLSSPLLASKVDLPSNDRGAKVQVSEKAFVESKAQDFRTDTSKGSPECNSKMVLTPESRHSLSARSSASEVSTCGRDNVGSAAMATGSGTSLSSRSKGCDKVASISTMLAVAPTRSENPLQTPKVETSAALSEKHPQPECQKMDKSPGSLSRCTLLGDSQQEATVKGPESTICLKKDLKSPDCSKTSFRQDDGRVAAQSKLNTARHQKSETPPVQVADKAQGTVVLLPEGTQTNQEQPRQYKEAGTMTKSMESCLPSLKKCQDAEVQAVADVCSRSVATSPHLFPVSRPHVSHGALPEERGNLAIVGPTNAGSPHIYQTSKGSAVFCDASSQTLVSSQAHSSLPPCAGHHAADHLAEKVRVEAGLCGDQNTSVLHHPGMALHDKGLGAKPKEPGLPLCNVLQPLQPVYQINIEPCTHPDAKSSVHTQDKQSVTAPRPSIRSEPPSKERSLEGSDRSLSTKSTTSKQLCQVVSDSAASSAQAAKGPAAKSSSSQSECPPQPAPPCVNATESKTADPSQLTTHLKGSQVTAVKDEGVKQVATQQGDNRTDCEASTGQGLVGPGKSTGQAVQGKSDKGVKKEQSGGHEKASKPTKSKRVQDVVWDEQGMTWEVYGACMDPESLGFAIQSHLQSKIREHERQVTTQVTRGKSISSEASPRRKTKQRQRNVLRSMLQSVRRPNCCVRPRPSSVLE; translated from the coding sequence ATGAAAATGGGCACTGTTCCGAATCCCAACAGGAACACTGCAGTTCAGATGGTCCTTCAGCCTGCTGTTTCGAATTCGCCGGGAAACAAGGAGTCAAACGCCAACCTGGAAAGTGAGCCAAACCTGAACCTGGCTACAGActctgcagaagctgcagagcCCAAGCTGGTCAGTGCGTGCTCCAAAACAGCCAATGCCGGCACAACTGACAAGCCCCCGGATAACAGCAAGGCAAGCAGGGGCTGTGCCTCATACACAAGCGCTCCCGCAAAGGATGATGGGAAAAAATGCGAGCGCCAAACTGTGCAGGACCCAGGGCTGAAGACAGACCCGAAGAGGATGTGTTCAAATGACGTGAAGGAGACCCACAGAAACAGCGAGGCTAATCTGAGTGTGGTAACGGCAGGCCTGTCTTCTCCTCTCCTAGCATCAAAGGTCGATTTACCGTCAAACGACAGGGGGGCAAAAGTACAGGTTTCAGAGAAGGCATTTGTTGAATCAAAAGCACAGGACTTCAGAACGGACACATCTAAGGGTTCACCAGAATGCAATAGTAAAATGGTTCTGACTCCTGAGTCAAGGCACAGCCTGAGTGCTCGGTCGAGCGCTTCTGAAGTGTCGACATGCGGTCGAGATAACGTTGGCAGCGCTGCGATGGCCACAGGCTCAGGCACATCGCTATCCTCGCGTTCCAAGGGTTGCGATAAAGTGGCCAGCATTTCCACAATGTTGGCTGTAGCCCCTACACGATCAGAGAACCCCCTCCAGACACCCAAAGTGGAGACTTCTGCAGCTCTTTCTGAGAAACACCCACAGCCAGAGTGTCAAAAAATGGACAAGTCTCCCGGCTCACTAAGCAGATGCACATTGCTGGGTGACTCACAGCAAGAAGCAACGGTAAAAGGGCCAGAGAGCACCATATGTCTCAAGAAGGATTTAAAAAGTCCGGATTGTTCCAAGACCTCCTTCCGTCAAGATGACGGGAGAGTAGCGGCACAGAGCAAACTGAACACTGCCAGGCACCAAAAGAGCGAAACACCTCCCGTGCAGGTGGCAGACAAAGCTCAGGGCACTGTGGTGCTGCTGCCGGAGGGCACGCAGACCAACCAGGAGCAACCAAGGCAGTATAAGGAAGCTGGCACCATGACTAAGTCCATGGAGTCTTGCCTGCCATCTCTAAAGAAGTGCCAGGATGCAGAGGTGCAGGCAGTCGCTGATGTCTGTAGTAGGTCTGTGGCCACAAGTCCACACCTCTTCCCAGTCTCCAGACCGCACGTATCCCATGGTGCCCTGCCAGAGGAGAGGGGAAATCTTGCGATTGTCGGCCCAACAAACGCCGGATCGCCACACATTTATCAGACGTCAAAGGGAAGTGCTGTCTTCTGTGATGCAAGCAGCCAGACCCTCGTATCCTCGCAGGCACATTCGAGCTTGCCGCCGTGTGCTGGCCATCATGCCGCGGACCACCTAGCGGAGAAAGTCCGAGTGGAAGCTGGATTGTGTGGCGACCAGAACACCAGCGTGCTCCATCATCCGGGGATGGCCCTGCACGACAAGGGACTGGGAGCCAAACCGAAGGAACCAGGGCTACCGCTATGCAACGTGCTCCAGCCTTTACAGCCCGTTTATCAAATTAACATAGAGCCCTGCACTCACCCCGACGCAAAATCCAGCGTCCACACTCAAGACAAACAGTCCGTAACGGCCCCACGACCTTCAATAAGATCAGAGCCTCCCAGCAAAGAACGCTCTCTGGAAGGTTCCGACAGAAGCCTCTCCACAAAATCGACAACATCGAAGCAGCTCTGCCAAGTTGTTAGCGACTCCGCTGCCTCATCGGCACAGGCAGCCAAGGGTCCTGCTGCTAAATCTTCCTCCTCACAGTCTGAATGCCCCCCACAACCTGCTCCCCCTTGTGTGAATGCAACAGAGTCAAAAACCGCTGATCCGTCACAGCTAACCACCCATCTTAAGGGCAGCCAGGTAACAGCGGTAAAAGATGAAGGCGTTAAACAGGTGGCCACCCAACAAGGAGACAACAGGACTGACTGTGAGGCAAGCACAGGCCAGGGGCTAGTAGGGCCAGGCAAGTCCACAGGGCAAGCAGTTCAAGGTAAATCAGACAAGGGGGTAAAGAAGGAGCAGTCGGGTGGCCATGAGAAGGCCAGCAAGCCCACCAAGTCAAAGAGAGTACAGGATGTGGTGTGGGACGAGCAGGGCATGACGTGGGAGGTGTACGGCGCCTGCATGGACCCCGAGTCTCTGGGCTTTGCCATCCAGAGCCACCTGCAGAGCAAGATCAGGGAGCATGAGCGGCAGGTGACGACCCAGGTGACGCGTGGGAAGTCCATCTCCTCAGAGGCATCCCCACGAAGGAAGACCAAGCAGCGACAGCGGAATGTCCTCAGGTCCATGCTGCAAAGCGTCCGGCGGCCCAACTGCTGCGTGCGGCCGCGCCCTTCCTCAGTGCTGGAGTGA